In Pyxicephalus adspersus chromosome 12, UCB_Pads_2.0, whole genome shotgun sequence, a genomic segment contains:
- the LOC140342051 gene encoding uncharacterized protein: MKLIHLLLFSEVIVARMVLHQPQDMVSVNVGATALISCVSNENIEDEKLITWYRKNTHKPTESPIRVKACNKNNDVNKYGCRNSNFIANLEIYRAQIHDSGVYYCTFWYASLQKISNGTLLIVRDNSFIYNMDLLQTSLNSSIQLACVVRTSLYTIHVTWNICGKHYKGSMTYLGESGGIRTFQNLLSLPRNYGDNVICEVWHRSPPLQLNWTIKEKGADQRLTIPHCSCYVRSVLILLYVLMSILTIHVSWNYY, encoded by the exons ATGAAGCTTATACATTTACTACTATTTtctgaag TCATAGTTGCCCGGATGGTTCTGCATCAACCTCAGgacatggtgtcagttaatgttGGTGCCACTGCACTGATTAGTTGTGTATCCAATGAAAATATAGAAGATGAAAAACTTATTACCTGGTACAGAAAGAATACTCATAAGCCTACAGAAAGTCCAATACGGGTGAAGGCCTGTAATAAGAataatgatgtaaataaatatgGATGCAGGAACTCTAACTTTATCGCAAACCTGGAGATTTATAGGGCACAGATACATGATTCTGGAGTTTATTACTGTACATTCTGGTATGCAAGTCTGCAAAAAATTAGCAATGGTACATTGCTAATTGTAAGAG ACAACAGCTTTATTTATAACATGGATTTGCTGCAAACCTCTCTAAACTCCTCCATCCAGCTGGCTTGTGTAGTCAGAACTTCTCTTTATACAATTCATGTGACCTGgaatatttgtggaaaacatTACAAGGGCAGCATGACCTATCTTGGAGAAAGTGGAGGCATCAGGACTTTTCAGAACTTGCTCTCACTTCCTAGAAACTATGGAGATAATGTGATCTGTGAAGTCTGGCACAGATCCCCACCCCTCCAGCTCAACTGGACAATAAAGGAAAAAG GTGCAGATCAGAGATTGACCATCCCTCATTGTTCCTGCTATGTGAGATCTGTTCTAATCCTACTATATGTACTGATGTCCATCCTCACAATACATGTCTCCTGGAATTACTACTAA